Proteins encoded by one window of Streptomyces sp. NBC_01477:
- the lon gene encoding endopeptidase La — protein MPIESLPSNPLTLPVLPLDGEVVLPGMVVPLDLSDSEVRAAVEAAQAAHPAGSGGKPRVLLVPRIDGQYAAVGTLGTVEQVGRLSDGDPGAVIKGRSRIRIGAGTTGPGAALWVEGTVIDEPTPAESPGTVAELMKEYKALATSWLRKRGAWQVVDRVQQIDDVGQLADNSGYSPYLTAEQRVELLETVDPVARLKLAIQWLRDHLAEQDVAETIRKDVQEGMEKQQREFLLRQQLEAVRKELSELNGDPEDEADDYRARVEAAELPDKVREAALKEVEKLERSSDASPEGSWIRTWLDTVLELPWSTTTEDTYDVAGARAVLDADHAGLDDVKERITEYLAVRKRRADRGLGVVGGRRGGAVLALVGPPGVGKTSLGESVARAMGRKFVRVALGGVRDEAEIRGHRRTYVGALPGRVVRAIKEAGSMNPVVLLDEIDKVGSDYRGDPAAALLEVLDPAQNHTFRDHYLEVELDLSDVVFLATANVLEAIPEPLLDRMELVRLDGYTEDEKVVIARDHLLPRQLERAGLDAEEVTLEEGALRRLAGEYTREAGVRALERTVARILRKIAARHELGDQELPFSVGPDDLRKLIGRPHHVPEAAQDPEERRTAVPGVATGLAVTGAGGDVLYIEASLADPETGGSGLQLTGQLGDVMKESAQIALSFLRSRGAELELPVGDLKERGVHIHVPAGAVPKDGPSAGVTMTTALASLLSGRRVRTDVAMTGEVSLTGRVLPIGGVKQKLLAAHRAGITTVVIPKRNEPDLDDVPAEILDALDVHPVSDVRQVLALALDTAEAGVPEVPVAA, from the coding sequence ATGCCGATTGAGTCCCTCCCCTCCAACCCGCTGACCCTGCCTGTCCTCCCGCTGGACGGCGAAGTCGTGCTGCCCGGCATGGTCGTGCCGCTCGACCTCTCCGACTCCGAGGTCCGCGCCGCCGTCGAGGCCGCGCAGGCCGCGCACCCGGCCGGCAGCGGCGGCAAGCCGCGGGTGCTGCTCGTGCCGCGGATCGACGGCCAATACGCCGCCGTCGGCACCCTCGGCACGGTGGAGCAGGTCGGACGGCTGTCCGACGGCGACCCCGGCGCCGTGATCAAGGGCCGCAGCCGGATCAGGATCGGCGCGGGCACCACCGGCCCCGGCGCGGCCCTGTGGGTCGAGGGCACCGTCATAGACGAGCCGACCCCCGCCGAGTCGCCCGGCACCGTGGCCGAGCTGATGAAGGAGTACAAGGCGCTGGCCACCAGCTGGCTGCGCAAGCGCGGTGCCTGGCAGGTCGTGGACCGGGTGCAGCAGATCGACGACGTCGGCCAGCTCGCCGACAACTCCGGCTACAGCCCCTATCTGACCGCCGAGCAGCGCGTCGAACTGCTGGAGACCGTCGACCCGGTGGCCCGGCTGAAGCTGGCCATCCAGTGGCTGCGCGACCACCTCGCCGAGCAGGACGTCGCCGAGACGATCCGCAAGGACGTCCAGGAGGGCATGGAGAAGCAGCAGCGCGAATTCCTGCTGCGCCAGCAGCTCGAAGCGGTCCGCAAGGAACTGTCCGAGCTGAACGGCGACCCCGAGGACGAGGCCGACGACTACCGCGCCCGGGTCGAGGCCGCGGAGCTGCCGGACAAGGTGCGCGAGGCGGCGCTCAAGGAGGTCGAGAAGCTGGAGCGGTCCTCCGACGCCTCGCCCGAGGGCAGCTGGATCCGCACCTGGCTCGACACCGTGCTCGAACTGCCGTGGAGCACGACGACCGAGGACACGTACGACGTCGCGGGCGCCCGCGCGGTGCTGGACGCCGACCACGCGGGTCTGGACGACGTCAAGGAGCGCATCACCGAATACCTGGCCGTACGCAAGCGCAGGGCCGACCGCGGCCTCGGCGTCGTGGGCGGTCGCCGCGGCGGCGCGGTGCTGGCGCTGGTCGGCCCGCCCGGCGTCGGAAAGACGTCGCTGGGCGAGTCGGTGGCGCGGGCGATGGGCCGCAAGTTCGTCCGGGTCGCGCTGGGCGGCGTACGGGACGAGGCCGAGATCCGCGGCCACCGCAGGACGTACGTCGGCGCGCTGCCCGGCCGGGTCGTACGGGCCATCAAGGAAGCCGGGTCGATGAACCCGGTGGTGCTGCTCGACGAGATCGACAAGGTCGGCTCGGACTACCGCGGCGACCCGGCCGCGGCCCTGCTGGAGGTCCTGGACCCGGCGCAGAACCACACCTTCCGCGACCACTACCTGGAAGTCGAGCTGGACCTGTCCGACGTGGTCTTCCTGGCCACGGCGAACGTGCTGGAGGCCATCCCCGAGCCGCTGCTCGACCGGATGGAGCTGGTGCGGCTGGACGGCTACACCGAGGACGAGAAGGTCGTCATCGCCAGGGACCACCTGCTGCCGCGCCAGCTGGAGCGGGCGGGCCTCGACGCCGAGGAGGTGACCCTGGAGGAGGGCGCGCTGCGCCGGCTGGCCGGGGAGTACACCCGGGAGGCCGGGGTCCGGGCGCTGGAGCGCACGGTCGCCCGCATCCTGCGGAAGATCGCCGCCCGGCACGAGCTGGGCGACCAGGAGCTGCCCTTCTCCGTCGGGCCCGACGACCTGCGCAAGCTGATCGGCCGGCCGCACCACGTGCCGGAGGCGGCGCAGGACCCGGAGGAGCGGCGCACGGCGGTTCCCGGGGTGGCCACCGGGCTCGCGGTGACCGGCGCGGGCGGTGACGTCCTGTACATCGAGGCGTCGCTGGCCGACCCGGAGACCGGCGGTTCCGGGCTCCAGCTCACCGGCCAGCTGGGCGACGTGATGAAGGAGTCCGCGCAGATCGCGCTGTCCTTCCTGCGCTCGCGCGGCGCCGAGCTGGAGCTGCCGGTCGGCGACCTCAAGGAGCGGGGCGTGCACATCCACGTGCCGGCCGGAGCGGTGCCCAAGGACGGGCCGAGCGCCGGTGTCACGATGACGACCGCGCTGGCGTCGCTGCTGTCCGGGCGGCGGGTGCGCACCGACGTCGCGATGACCGGTGAGGTGTCGCTGACCGGGCGGGTGCTGCCGATCGGCGGGGTCAAGCAGAAGCTGCTGGCCGCGCACCGGGCCGGGATCACCACCGTGGTGATCCCCAAGCGGAATGAGCCGGACCTGGACGACGTGCCCGCCGAGATCCTGGACGCGCTCGACGTCCACCCGGTCAGCGATGTCCGCCAGGTGCTGGCGCTGGCCCTGGACACCGCCGAGGCCGGCGTCCCGGAGGTGCCGGTGGCCGCCTGA
- a CDS encoding lysozyme gives MSHGDLSVVHGNGSVRTRLALLAGSLVTMLAMALAAPGTAHAANSGHMTHPDLDWLGSQVKIHEGAIAPGDSKAATPKVSQTPGLDVSSYQGNVNWAGAWSNGAKFAYVKATEGTSYTNPKFTQQYNGSYNVGMIRGSYHFALPDVSTGAAQADYFVAHGGGWSKDGKTLPGALDMEYNPYGATCYGKTAGAMVSWISSFSNEYHARTGRYPTIYTSTNWWTACTGNSGAFAANNALWLARYATSIGTLPAGWGYQTFWQYADSGTFPGDQDRFNGALDRVKAYANG, from the coding sequence ATGTCCCACGGAGATCTCTCCGTCGTGCACGGCAACGGCTCGGTCCGGACCAGGCTCGCGCTCCTGGCCGGTTCACTCGTCACGATGCTCGCGATGGCGCTCGCCGCACCCGGCACCGCCCACGCGGCGAATTCCGGTCATATGACGCACCCGGACCTGGACTGGCTGGGCTCCCAGGTCAAGATCCACGAGGGCGCGATCGCCCCCGGGGACTCCAAGGCCGCCACCCCGAAGGTCAGCCAGACCCCGGGCCTGGACGTCTCCAGCTACCAGGGCAACGTCAACTGGGCCGGCGCCTGGTCGAACGGCGCGAAATTCGCGTACGTCAAGGCCACCGAGGGCACCTCGTACACCAATCCCAAATTCACCCAGCAGTACAACGGCTCCTACAACGTCGGCATGATCCGCGGCTCCTACCACTTCGCCCTGCCCGACGTGTCGACCGGCGCGGCCCAGGCCGATTACTTCGTCGCGCACGGCGGCGGCTGGTCCAAGGACGGCAAGACGCTGCCGGGCGCGCTGGACATGGAGTACAACCCGTACGGTGCCACCTGTTACGGGAAGACGGCCGGCGCGATGGTGAGCTGGATCTCCTCGTTCTCGAACGAGTACCACGCCAGGACCGGGCGCTACCCGACGATCTACACCTCCACCAACTGGTGGACGGCCTGCACGGGCAACAGCGGCGCCTTCGCCGCCAACAACGCGCTCTGGCTCGCCCGGTACGCCACCTCCATCGGCACCCTGCCGGCCGGCTGGGGCTACCAGACCTTCTGGCAGTACGCGGACTCCGGCACCTTCCCCGGTGACCAGGACCGCTTCAACGGCGCTCTCGACCGCGTCAAGGCCTACGCCAACGGCTGA
- a CDS encoding spermidine synthase, producing the protein MIAGDGGPVVVDRRNGPAGEIVLRRRGERRYEIIANGCFLMDTSDGRSERLLVDAALQALDRGGDRGEDKPSVLLGGLGVGFSLARAAAGPWGRIEVVEREPAVVAWHREGPLREFSAGALDDPRVFLVVDDLLAHLRRPGKAYDALCLDIDNGPDWTVTENNGSLYSPSGLDACRNRLTPGGVLAVWSAQPSAAFEAALRSAGFERVHTLEIPVLRGVPDVVHLAHRAS; encoded by the coding sequence ATGATCGCGGGAGACGGGGGGCCGGTCGTCGTGGACCGGCGGAACGGGCCGGCCGGGGAGATCGTGCTGCGGCGCCGCGGCGAGCGGCGCTACGAGATCATCGCCAACGGCTGCTTCCTCATGGACACCTCCGACGGCAGGTCGGAAAGGCTTCTGGTCGACGCCGCGCTGCAAGCGCTGGACCGGGGCGGGGACAGGGGCGAGGACAAGCCGAGCGTCCTCCTCGGCGGCCTCGGCGTCGGCTTCTCACTGGCCCGGGCGGCAGCCGGGCCGTGGGGGCGTATCGAGGTGGTGGAGCGCGAGCCCGCCGTCGTGGCGTGGCACCGCGAGGGGCCGTTGCGGGAATTCTCCGCGGGCGCCCTGGACGACCCGAGGGTGTTCCTCGTGGTGGACGACCTGCTGGCGCACCTGCGGCGCCCGGGTAAGGCGTACGACGCCTTGTGCCTGGACATCGACAACGGGCCGGACTGGACAGTCACCGAGAACAACGGCAGTCTCTACAGTCCCAGCGGCCTCGACGCCTGCCGGAACCGGCTCACGCCGGGCGGCGTCCTCGCAGTGTGGTCGGCACAACCGTCGGCCGCATTCGAGGCGGCACTGCGGTCCGCGGGATTCGAACGGGTGCACACCCTTGAGATCCCGGTGCTCCGCGGGGTGCCTGATGTCGTGCACCTGGCACACCGGGCGTCCTGA
- a CDS encoding SGNH/GDSL hydrolase family protein, whose amino-acid sequence MRHPVSRLRARALAVGLALTVVALVPAGSAGAAGQYQWAALGDSYTAGGFVGDPQPALGDASRDGCDRTTGAYPGLVQQELDEFPPGEPVHLTNVSCGNATIDNIGKTKQTPISPVQPPAGGWPAVDPQIKRANLNDRTDVVTIGVGGNSLPFGGMLLKCLELGPKTGESCREHFTDPPAGEESIQDKLARVQDEYIEMLAKVHEAAPNAKVITVGYPAVLPDRASDCNRLSLTELGSIKHADIDWLRDNVLKPLNSTIQRVTSFFGDRYVDVYSSSVGHDACQPAGTKWVEGICGDAAGYWPSSLPGTALNCGLINKRVTLVHPNGAGYANTAAHVERAIRIALLER is encoded by the coding sequence ATGCGACACCCTGTCTCCCGACTCAGGGCGCGAGCACTGGCGGTCGGGCTCGCCCTGACCGTGGTCGCCCTCGTACCCGCGGGCTCCGCTGGTGCGGCTGGTCAGTACCAGTGGGCCGCCCTGGGCGACTCGTACACCGCCGGCGGCTTCGTCGGGGACCCGCAGCCCGCGCTCGGGGATGCGTCGCGGGACGGCTGCGACCGCACCACCGGCGCCTACCCCGGCCTGGTCCAGCAGGAGCTCGACGAGTTCCCGCCCGGCGAACCCGTCCACCTGACCAACGTCAGCTGCGGCAACGCCACCATCGACAACATCGGCAAGACCAAGCAGACGCCGATCAGCCCGGTCCAGCCCCCCGCCGGAGGCTGGCCCGCGGTCGACCCGCAGATCAAGCGCGCCAACCTGAACGACCGGACCGACGTCGTCACCATCGGCGTCGGCGGCAACAGCCTGCCCTTCGGCGGCATGCTCCTCAAGTGCCTGGAACTGGGTCCGAAGACCGGCGAGTCCTGCCGCGAGCACTTTACCGACCCGCCCGCGGGCGAGGAGAGCATCCAGGACAAGCTCGCCAGGGTCCAGGACGAGTACATCGAGATGCTGGCCAAGGTGCACGAGGCCGCGCCCAACGCCAAGGTGATCACCGTCGGCTACCCGGCGGTCCTGCCGGACCGGGCCAGTGACTGCAACCGCCTGTCCCTCACCGAGCTGGGCTCGATCAAACACGCCGACATCGACTGGCTCCGTGACAACGTCCTCAAGCCGCTGAACAGCACCATCCAGCGGGTCACCTCGTTCTTCGGCGACCGCTACGTCGACGTCTACTCCTCCAGCGTGGGCCATGACGCCTGCCAGCCCGCAGGCACCAAGTGGGTCGAGGGAATCTGCGGCGACGCCGCCGGCTACTGGCCCTCAAGCCTCCCCGGCACCGCACTGAACTGCGGTCTCATCAACAAGCGCGTCACCCTGGTCCACCCCAATGGCGCGGGATACGCCAACACCGCCGCGCATGTCGAACGAGCCATCCGCATCGCTCTCCTGGAACGCTGA
- a CDS encoding MarR family winged helix-turn-helix transcriptional regulator, with amino-acid sequence MTDARNAADATGADPSADALERELTVLFRRARAASGELARAVHPDLEPAAYGLLVRLQEVEPERATDLASYFGVGKATMSRQLRALEVLGLVTREPDPADGRAFLMRLTPGGRDRFNRVRGARRAAYLRQLAAWNRTDLAELARLLHDLNESTAEVL; translated from the coding sequence GTGACCGACGCGCGCAATGCGGCAGATGCGACGGGCGCGGACCCGTCGGCGGACGCGCTGGAGCGGGAGCTGACGGTGCTCTTCCGGCGCGCCCGGGCGGCCTCGGGCGAGCTGGCCAGGGCGGTGCATCCCGACCTCGAACCGGCGGCCTACGGGCTCCTGGTCCGGCTCCAGGAGGTCGAGCCCGAACGGGCTACCGACCTGGCGTCCTACTTCGGGGTCGGCAAGGCGACGATGAGCCGTCAGCTGCGGGCACTTGAGGTTCTCGGGCTGGTCACCCGGGAGCCGGATCCCGCCGACGGGCGGGCCTTCCTGATGCGGCTCACCCCGGGCGGCCGGGACCGCTTCAACCGGGTGCGCGGCGCCCGCCGCGCCGCCTACCTCCGCCAGCTCGCCGCCTGGAACCGCACGGATCTCGCGGAGCTGGCCCGCCTCCTCCACGACCTGAACGAGTCCACGGCGGAAGTCCTCTGA
- a CDS encoding HAMP domain-containing sensor histidine kinase, whose amino-acid sequence MRRLWRRVWAALRPWDPYRSIKAALQLLVLVSVLITTGLVILAIHSATELRVITIFSIIASLLITQIVANGLTAPLREMTAVARAMAGGDYSRRVTRVRRDEVGELAETFNRMAADLAAADRHRKELVANVSHELRTPIAALRAVLENVVDGVSAADPETMRLALQQTERLGKLVSQLLDLSRLDSGAVRLDTKPFEVWPYLSAVLKTASLGMGTGGSGSRSRARADVPLHLDVSPLGLTAYADGERLHQVVANLVDNAVKHSPPGGRVTVRARRGMAPGSLEIDVVDEGPGIPAADRVRVFERFHRGSHPGGDGGTGLGLAIARWAVDLHGGRIEVAESPRGCRIHVTLPGVAAAGS is encoded by the coding sequence GTGAGGCGCTTGTGGCGTCGGGTGTGGGCGGCGCTGCGGCCGTGGGACCCGTACCGGTCGATCAAGGCGGCGCTCCAGCTGCTGGTGCTGGTGTCGGTACTGATCACCACGGGGCTGGTGATCCTGGCGATCCACTCGGCGACCGAGCTGCGGGTGATCACCATCTTCTCGATCATCGCGTCGCTGCTGATCACCCAGATCGTGGCGAACGGCCTGACGGCCCCGCTGCGGGAGATGACGGCGGTCGCGCGGGCCATGGCGGGCGGCGACTACAGCCGCAGGGTGACGCGGGTGCGCAGGGACGAGGTCGGCGAGCTGGCCGAGACGTTCAACCGGATGGCCGCCGACCTGGCCGCCGCCGACCGGCACCGCAAGGAGCTGGTGGCGAATGTCTCGCACGAGCTGCGCACCCCGATCGCGGCGCTGCGCGCGGTGCTGGAGAACGTGGTGGACGGGGTGTCGGCCGCCGACCCCGAGACGATGCGGCTGGCCCTCCAGCAGACCGAGCGGCTCGGCAAGCTGGTCAGCCAGCTGCTGGACCTGTCGCGCCTGGACAGCGGGGCGGTACGGCTGGACACCAAGCCGTTCGAGGTGTGGCCGTACCTGTCGGCGGTGCTCAAGACGGCGAGCCTGGGCATGGGCACCGGCGGCTCCGGGTCGCGCTCCAGGGCCCGGGCGGACGTCCCGCTGCACCTGGACGTGTCACCCCTGGGCCTGACCGCCTACGCCGACGGTGAGCGGCTGCACCAGGTGGTGGCCAACCTGGTCGACAACGCCGTCAAGCACAGCCCGCCGGGCGGCCGGGTCACCGTACGGGCGCGTCGCGGAATGGCGCCGGGCAGCCTGGAGATCGACGTGGTGGACGAGGGCCCCGGCATCCCGGCGGCCGACCGCGTACGGGTCTTCGAGCGCTTCCACCGCGGCTCCCATCCGGGCGGCGACGGCGGTACGGGACTGGGGCTGGCGATCGCGCGCTGGGCGGTGGATCTGCACGGCGGACGGATAGAAGTGGCCGAATCCCCCCGGGGCTGCCGCATCCACGTCACCCTCCCAGGTGTCGCCGCGGCCGGATCTTGA
- a CDS encoding NADPH-dependent F420 reductase, whose amino-acid sequence MPRTLGLIGSGLIGTSLARLAVAAGMNVVLSNSRGPDTLADLVASLGEGARAATPDEAARAGDLVVVTIPLKAYDRLPVAALRGRTVLDTMNYYPQRDGRLAVLDSSELTSSSLVQRHLAGSRLVKAFNSIGSNQLFTLARPAGAPDRSALPVAGDDETAKQEAAQLLDTLGYDTVDTGTLAESWRSEPGTPVYTKPYLGEPPAGLTPADYFPWFLSTPGVPVPAARVRELVAEAERGRAGGVLPQGAGGSQASL is encoded by the coding sequence GTGCCTCGAACGCTCGGCCTTATCGGCAGCGGACTGATCGGTACCTCCCTGGCACGCCTCGCTGTGGCGGCCGGAATGAACGTCGTCCTCAGCAATTCCCGCGGGCCCGACACACTGGCCGACCTGGTGGCCTCGCTGGGCGAGGGGGCTCGTGCGGCGACCCCGGACGAGGCCGCCCGTGCCGGTGACCTCGTCGTCGTCACCATCCCGCTCAAGGCCTACGACCGGCTGCCCGTCGCGGCGCTGCGCGGCAGGACGGTCCTGGACACGATGAACTACTACCCGCAGCGCGACGGCCGCCTGGCGGTGCTGGACTCAAGCGAGCTCACCTCCAGCAGCCTCGTGCAACGCCACCTCGCGGGCTCGCGCCTGGTGAAGGCGTTCAACAGCATCGGCTCCAACCAGCTGTTCACCCTCGCTCGCCCCGCCGGAGCGCCGGACCGCAGCGCCCTGCCCGTCGCGGGCGACGACGAGACGGCGAAACAGGAAGCGGCACAGCTCCTGGACACCCTCGGCTACGACACCGTGGACACGGGCACGCTGGCCGAGAGCTGGCGCAGCGAGCCGGGCACGCCCGTGTACACCAAGCCGTACCTCGGCGAACCACCCGCCGGTCTCACCCCCGCCGACTACTTCCCGTGGTTCCTGAGCACTCCCGGGGTGCCCGTTCCGGCGGCCCGGGTCCGCGAACTGGTCGCCGAGGCGGAACGGGGGCGTGCGGGCGGGGTACTGCCGCAGGGTGCGGGAGGCAGCCAGGCCAGCCTCTGA
- a CDS encoding TetR/AcrR family transcriptional regulator: protein MSAPQPVARKPRADVVRNRARVLDTALRHFTEHGVGTSLEAIAKDAGVGPATLYRHFPTREALLAAALDVHGEALLEQLPSLKDAANADQTLRRWMRVLEDYLSTFSGLPEPVLTALASYDSPLAANCEKLVAITDDFVDAAQRHGTARPTVRGRDLFLAALLLAWTRNAPVGDDALPTLRNLLETGYSTR from the coding sequence GTGAGCGCCCCGCAGCCGGTGGCGCGCAAACCCCGGGCGGACGTCGTTCGCAACCGGGCGCGCGTCCTCGACACAGCGCTACGGCACTTCACCGAGCATGGCGTCGGCACCTCACTGGAGGCCATCGCCAAGGACGCCGGCGTCGGGCCCGCCACGCTCTACCGGCACTTCCCGACCCGGGAGGCACTGCTGGCCGCTGCCCTCGACGTGCACGGCGAGGCACTCCTGGAACAGTTGCCGTCCCTGAAAGACGCGGCCAATGCCGATCAGACCCTGCGCCGCTGGATGCGGGTCCTGGAGGACTACCTCAGCACCTTCAGCGGCCTGCCCGAACCCGTCCTCACGGCACTCGCCTCCTACGACTCTCCCCTCGCCGCCAACTGCGAGAAGCTGGTCGCGATCACGGACGACTTCGTCGACGCCGCTCAGCGGCACGGCACAGCCCGTCCCACCGTACGCGGCAGGGACCTCTTCCTGGCCGCCCTCCTCCTCGCCTGGACCCGCAACGCCCCGGTCGGGGACGACGCCCTCCCCACCCTGCGCAACCTCCTCGAAACCGGGTACAGCACTCGCTGA
- a CDS encoding response regulator transcription factor, producing MDGTQTTGAQRRVLVVEDDRTIAQAIAARLQAEGFQVRTAGDGPAAVEAAHSWQPDLLVLDVMLPGYDGLEVCRRVQADRPVPVLMLTARDDETDMLVGLGVGADDYMTKPFSMRELAARVHVLLRRVERAATAAHSPRGAAIQLGDLEIDHAQRRVRVGGSDVHLTPTEFELLVCLAQQPRAVLSREQLLAEVWDWADASGTRTVDSHVKALRRKIGADRIRTVHGVGYALEMPSK from the coding sequence TTGGACGGCACGCAGACGACGGGCGCGCAGCGCCGGGTGCTCGTGGTCGAGGACGACCGGACGATAGCGCAGGCGATCGCGGCACGGCTCCAGGCCGAGGGCTTCCAGGTGCGGACCGCGGGGGACGGCCCGGCCGCAGTGGAGGCCGCCCATTCGTGGCAGCCCGACCTGCTGGTCCTGGACGTGATGCTGCCCGGCTACGACGGGCTCGAAGTGTGCCGCAGGGTGCAGGCGGACCGGCCGGTGCCGGTGCTGATGCTGACCGCGCGGGACGACGAGACCGACATGCTGGTCGGCCTCGGCGTCGGCGCGGACGACTACATGACCAAGCCGTTCTCGATGCGGGAGCTGGCCGCCCGGGTGCATGTGCTGCTGCGCCGGGTCGAGCGAGCCGCGACGGCCGCGCACAGCCCGCGGGGCGCCGCGATCCAGCTCGGCGACCTGGAGATCGACCACGCCCAGCGGCGGGTCAGGGTCGGCGGCTCCGACGTACATCTGACGCCGACGGAGTTCGAGCTGCTGGTGTGCCTGGCGCAGCAGCCCAGGGCGGTGCTGTCCCGCGAGCAGCTGCTGGCCGAGGTGTGGGACTGGGCCGACGCGTCGGGCACCAGGACCGTGGACAGCCACGTGAAGGCGCTGCGCCGGAAGATCGGCGCGGACCGTATCCGTACCGTCCACGGTGTCGGCTACGCGCTGGAGATGCCCTCGAAGTGA